Proteins co-encoded in one Dyella japonica A8 genomic window:
- a CDS encoding DUF2827 domain-containing protein, with product MSEQAGRRIDANRLKVGVTLHLRENVQSIWENGIFQNCVFLVQLLKLSPVVEEAVLVRGGEGKVAHPSMMLEGTGIELMEVGDAYEKLDVVIEMSSQLSDDWVKAYRQSGGRYVWMRVGNDYVIDIERAMFNKPHSGLSSDKPYDAVWTIPEYERSCGDYFSMMARAPLRIVPHLWNPYFLDRAIATLPTQTPWGYQSGKDRWRMCVFEPNVCMVKTSFIPMLVCEEAYRARPSMFESVRVCNSLHMKDHVKFLHFARSLDIVNHGLTTFEGRYPLADFMASCGDCVISHHWENGQNYLYYEVLYGGYPLIHNSEFIRNYGYYYPDFDCQEGGRMLLQTFERHDSEVGDYRRNVMALLSTLDVANTENVLAYTRELQRLY from the coding sequence ATGAGCGAACAAGCTGGAAGAAGGATTGATGCCAATCGCTTGAAGGTGGGCGTTACTTTGCATTTGCGTGAGAACGTTCAATCGATATGGGAGAACGGGATCTTTCAGAACTGCGTCTTTCTAGTTCAGCTTCTCAAACTGAGCCCTGTCGTCGAAGAAGCAGTGTTGGTGCGTGGGGGAGAGGGCAAGGTGGCTCATCCATCCATGATGCTGGAAGGTACGGGAATCGAGTTGATGGAGGTGGGCGATGCCTACGAGAAGCTCGATGTCGTTATCGAGATGAGTTCTCAGCTTAGTGATGATTGGGTCAAGGCTTATCGTCAATCGGGTGGGCGATACGTATGGATGAGAGTCGGCAATGACTATGTGATCGATATAGAAAGGGCAATGTTTAACAAGCCGCACAGTGGTCTGTCGAGCGACAAACCTTACGATGCCGTTTGGACCATTCCTGAGTACGAGCGGAGTTGCGGAGACTATTTTTCCATGATGGCACGTGCACCTCTTCGCATTGTTCCACATCTATGGAATCCATATTTTCTTGACCGCGCGATCGCTACGCTTCCAACGCAAACACCTTGGGGGTATCAGTCGGGCAAAGACCGTTGGCGAATGTGCGTCTTTGAGCCCAACGTATGCATGGTCAAGACGTCATTCATTCCCATGCTTGTGTGCGAGGAGGCCTATCGCGCCAGGCCTTCAATGTTTGAATCTGTGCGCGTATGCAATAGCCTGCATATGAAGGACCACGTGAAGTTTCTTCACTTCGCGAGGAGCCTTGACATCGTCAACCACGGCTTGACCACGTTTGAGGGACGCTACCCGCTGGCTGATTTCATGGCTAGTTGCGGAGACTGCGTGATCTCCCATCATTGGGAGAATGGCCAGAACTATCTATATTATGAGGTCCTGTACGGTGGATATCCGTTGATTCACAACTCCGAATTCATTCGTAACTATGGCTACTACTATCCCGACTTCGACTGCCAGGAAGGAGGTCGCATGCTTCTGCAGACTTTTGAGCGACACGATTCTGAAGTGGGTGACTATCGTCGAAATGTGATGGCGCTGTTGAGTACGCTGGATGTGGCCAACACAGAAAATGTACTTGCATATACGCGCGAGCTACAGCGCCTGTACTGA
- a CDS encoding DUF2827 domain-containing protein, whose product MTKAPSLKEGQLGRKINVGISVFAVQGAELWSSGLNQNLAFLVTLLRDSERVGRIVLLNGGDQPRLPAGLNFDLLDTPLVAPSEVTHELDLVIEMGAQLPLEWLRHVRALGTKIVTFFVGHTFADLAESPLFGKEAGHIFNGTPWHEVWTLPHHMKTSGPLLKTVTRVPVHAVPHIWAPTFIQKRLQGLGEVGRSFGFRPRQPGAVRHGWRAAIFEPNISVVKNSVLPMLVCEKAYRSKPESIALMMVMNSYHMKEHYTFNRFASNLDLTRNSHASYEPRLDFADCMTRYAMDVVVSHHWECDMNYLYYDALYGGYPLVHNSQFLRGHGAGLYYPDFDAATGGACLIEAWEKDADYWSDYAACARRLLARLSPGHPDNISEFVHRIEMLVDNVVSE is encoded by the coding sequence ATGACTAAAGCTCCATCCCTGAAGGAAGGTCAGTTGGGCCGTAAAATCAATGTCGGCATTTCCGTGTTTGCCGTGCAAGGCGCTGAGCTTTGGTCAAGTGGACTCAACCAGAATCTGGCATTCCTGGTGACACTGCTGCGCGACAGCGAGCGGGTAGGGCGCATCGTTTTGCTCAACGGTGGTGATCAGCCACGGCTGCCGGCGGGGTTGAATTTTGATCTATTGGACACCCCTCTTGTGGCGCCCTCAGAGGTCACTCATGAGCTGGATCTTGTTATCGAAATGGGAGCGCAGCTTCCTTTGGAGTGGCTTCGCCATGTGCGTGCGCTAGGCACCAAGATCGTCACCTTCTTCGTGGGACATACATTCGCGGATCTCGCCGAAAGTCCGCTCTTTGGGAAAGAGGCCGGGCACATTTTTAATGGCACTCCATGGCACGAAGTCTGGACGTTGCCGCACCACATGAAGACCAGCGGACCCTTACTGAAGACGGTGACGCGCGTGCCCGTGCACGCCGTGCCACACATATGGGCCCCCACTTTTATTCAGAAGCGACTGCAAGGCCTTGGCGAAGTAGGTCGGTCCTTCGGCTTTCGGCCGAGGCAGCCTGGTGCGGTTCGCCACGGCTGGCGTGCTGCCATCTTCGAGCCCAACATATCAGTGGTAAAGAATAGCGTTCTACCAATGCTGGTATGTGAGAAGGCCTATAGAAGCAAGCCTGAATCGATTGCGTTGATGATGGTTATGAATAGCTACCATATGAAGGAGCACTACACCTTCAATCGCTTTGCTTCCAATCTCGATTTGACTCGCAACTCTCATGCAAGTTACGAACCTCGTTTGGATTTTGCTGACTGCATGACGCGGTATGCCATGGACGTCGTCGTCTCGCACCATTGGGAGTGCGACATGAACTACCTGTACTACGATGCTCTCTATGGTGGATATCCTCTCGTGCACAATTCGCAATTTCTACGAGGTCACGGCGCAGGGCTGTACTACCCCGATTTCGACGCCGCTACGGGTGGCGCTTGTCTCATTGAGGCTTGGGAGAAAGACGCAGACTACTGGAGCGATTACGCCGCGTGCGCGCGACGCTTGCTGGCACGCCTTTCCCCGGGGCATCCCGACAATATTAGTGAATTTGTCCATCGCATCGAAATGCTAGTCGACAACGTGGTGAGCGAATGA
- a CDS encoding DUF2827 domain-containing protein, which translates to MSNDSDLLRIGITIGLSSPTETLWNNGIKQNAIYLAETLRQCPNVGSVTLVNTTSVPLEESMPWNTSRWPVKGLGEIKDYLDVLIELGGQVGADATDYLKQRGTHLVSYCCGFEYVHAMESILFKRPMWGYNLFVNQRYDAIWMVPQVDYISRHYFQTLRRRQARTVPFVWSPVLLDQRCRELSKVAEYVPHRDAKRLSIMEPNHDIVKFCLYPILIAEEAYRRRPQDIASLYVTNTESMASDSAEFIALMNHLDLVRDHKATFLGRYDTPYFLSEFTDVVVSHQWENPLNYFYFDVCWMGYPLVHNANMCSDLGYYYPDNDVQIGADTLLHAIATHDQQWEEYRRRQRTLITRYLPQNRSVIAQYAQLLTELRITPPI; encoded by the coding sequence ATGTCCAATGATTCAGATCTTCTTCGCATCGGTATCACTATCGGATTGTCCAGCCCAACGGAGACGTTGTGGAATAACGGCATCAAACAGAATGCCATTTACCTGGCGGAGACGCTCAGGCAGTGCCCAAACGTCGGTTCGGTGACGTTGGTCAATACGACTTCCGTGCCGCTTGAAGAAAGCATGCCGTGGAATACGTCTCGCTGGCCCGTAAAGGGGCTGGGTGAGATCAAGGATTACTTAGACGTATTGATTGAACTGGGTGGTCAGGTTGGTGCCGACGCAACCGATTACTTGAAGCAACGCGGTACACACCTGGTGTCTTATTGCTGCGGTTTCGAATACGTCCATGCCATGGAGTCGATCCTATTTAAACGGCCGATGTGGGGATATAACTTATTCGTGAACCAGCGCTACGATGCCATTTGGATGGTGCCTCAGGTTGATTACATAAGCCGTCACTATTTTCAAACCCTGAGGCGACGTCAGGCGCGCACCGTACCCTTTGTGTGGTCACCAGTTCTTCTCGATCAGCGCTGTCGTGAGCTGTCGAAAGTAGCCGAGTATGTTCCACACCGGGATGCAAAGCGGCTGAGCATCATGGAGCCCAACCATGACATCGTGAAGTTTTGCCTGTATCCGATTCTGATTGCCGAGGAGGCATATCGACGCCGGCCCCAGGACATAGCGAGCCTGTATGTCACCAATACCGAATCCATGGCAAGCGATAGCGCCGAGTTCATCGCACTGATGAATCACCTTGACCTAGTGCGTGACCACAAGGCCACCTTCCTTGGTCGCTATGACACGCCCTACTTCTTGAGCGAATTCACAGACGTGGTTGTATCGCATCAATGGGAGAATCCGCTTAATTACTTCTACTTCGATGTTTGTTGGATGGGTTATCCGTTGGTGCACAACGCGAACATGTGCTCCGATCTTGGCTATTACTACCCTGACAATGATGTCCAGATCGGTGCCGATACTTTGCTCCATGCAATAGCGACGCATGACCAGCAGTGGGAAGAGTATCGACGCCGGCAGCGAACGCTCATTACCCGCTATCTGCCACAGAATAGGTCCGTCATAGCTCAGTACGCACAGCTCCTGACGGAACTCAGGATAACCCCTCCAATATGA